In Urechidicola croceus, a single window of DNA contains:
- a CDS encoding lysophospholipid acyltransferase family protein yields MKSIWLTFIKNYIRLGLFFYHKKIVVAGKENIPKKGAVLFVCNHQNALLDPLIIGTTNKRNTHFLARAGVFKKKILAKFFGSVQMIPIYRIRDGWQTLSKNEAIFQKCIQILKDEKALLIFPEGSHNLKRTVRPLSKGFTRILFGALEKYPDLNIQIVPIGLNYNSILNYPSSVVINYGKPLNLQKYWDKDDVINSTNFLKEDVRAQIKLLTTHIENNENYDMTLTKLKSLNADFLNPIETNKLIKNIDKREIKTITKQPTAKKTLLYYIVILNSIIPWLIWKKLQKKITELEFTSTFRYGLGITLFPLFYTIQSFILMYFFGTNIAAIYFITCLFLGLLLTKYSKVYQD; encoded by the coding sequence GTGAAATCAATTTGGCTAACTTTTATTAAAAATTACATTCGACTAGGGCTTTTTTTTTATCATAAAAAGATTGTTGTCGCAGGTAAAGAAAATATACCAAAAAAAGGGGCTGTGCTATTTGTATGCAACCATCAAAATGCACTTTTAGACCCACTAATTATTGGAACTACAAATAAAAGAAATACTCATTTTTTGGCTCGTGCAGGCGTATTCAAAAAAAAAATACTTGCCAAATTTTTTGGAAGTGTACAAATGATTCCTATTTATCGAATTCGAGATGGTTGGCAAACACTCTCCAAAAATGAGGCCATTTTCCAAAAATGTATTCAAATTTTAAAAGACGAAAAAGCATTATTAATTTTTCCTGAAGGAAGTCATAATTTAAAACGTACAGTTCGCCCTTTAAGTAAAGGGTTTACTAGAATTCTTTTTGGGGCTCTTGAAAAATACCCAGATTTAAACATTCAAATTGTTCCTATAGGTTTAAACTACAACTCAATTTTGAACTATCCTAGTTCAGTTGTAATTAATTATGGAAAACCATTAAACCTCCAAAAATATTGGGATAAAGATGATGTTATTAATTCTACCAATTTCTTAAAGGAAGATGTAAGAGCGCAAATAAAGCTATTGACAACTCATATTGAAAATAATGAGAATTATGATATGACTCTTACCAAATTAAAATCATTAAATGCTGATTTCTTAAATCCTATTGAAACCAATAAATTGATTAAAAATATTGACAAAAGAGAAATTAAAACAATAACGAAACAACCTACAGCAAAGAAAACCCTTCTATATTATATTGTTATTTTAAATAGTATTATTCCATGGCTTATTTGGAAAAAATTACAGAAAAAAATAACTGAATTAGAATTTACAAGTACATTTAGATATGGTTTAGGGATTACCCTATTTCCATTATTTTACACAATCCAGTCATTCATTTTGATGTATTTTTTTGGAACAAATATTGCAGCTATTTATTTTATAACCTGCTTATTTTTAGGGCTACTTTTAACTAAGTATTCAAAAGTCTATCAAGATTAA
- the proC gene encoding pyrroline-5-carboxylate reductase: MKVLVIGAGNMGLTYAQAMSKSKLLTKKNIMILDKSTEKTTSLKKISHFDVFKNLQDCIPYADLIFIAVKPYHSNSLFEEMKPLMNKEQVVISIMAGVTIDTIKEGLKIHKIIRAMPNLPAQIGKGVTSYTASPEISRIELLTVENLLNTTGKSILVSNENYIDASTGISGSGPAYVFYFMQSMLEAALKMGFSNNDSKLLVSQTFQGAVDLFNQSDLSPNSWMEKVASKGGTTRAALDSMEDNNVKELIKDAAYAAFNRAVELGNEK, from the coding sequence ATGAAAGTACTAGTAATAGGTGCAGGAAATATGGGTTTAACCTATGCCCAAGCCATGTCTAAATCAAAACTTTTAACGAAGAAAAACATAATGATTTTAGACAAATCAACAGAAAAAACTACATCACTAAAAAAAATATCTCATTTTGATGTTTTTAAAAACTTACAAGACTGTATTCCGTATGCAGACTTAATATTTATTGCAGTCAAACCATATCATTCAAACAGCCTATTTGAAGAAATGAAACCTTTAATGAATAAAGAACAAGTTGTTATTTCAATAATGGCAGGTGTAACTATTGATACTATAAAAGAAGGTCTTAAAATTCATAAAATCATTAGAGCAATGCCCAATTTACCTGCACAAATAGGTAAAGGTGTTACATCATACACAGCCTCACCTGAAATATCAAGAATTGAATTATTAACAGTAGAAAATTTATTAAATACGACAGGTAAATCAATTCTAGTAAGTAATGAAAATTACATTGATGCATCAACAGGTATATCTGGAAGTGGACCTGCTTATGTATTTTATTTCATGCAAAGTATGCTAGAAGCAGCTTTAAAAATGGGATTCTCAAATAATGACTCAAAACTACTTGTAAGCCAAACATTTCAAGGAGCAGTAGATTTATTTAACCAATCAGATCTTTCTCCAAATTCTTGGATGGAAAAAGTTGCTTCAAAAGGTGGGACAACTAGAGCAGCACTCGACTCAATGGAAGATAATAATGTGAAGGAATTAATTAAAGATGCCGCATATGCTGCATTTAATAGAGCTGTAGAACTTGGTAATGAAAAATAA
- a CDS encoding bile acid:sodium symporter family protein: MTNELDLLKINFDESGLWMLNITLAIIMFGVALGITTEDFKLLFNNPKILLTGVFSQFILFPILTFFLVKAVNPAPSVALGMILVAACPGGNISNFMTQMAGGNAALSVSLTAFATLVSLIMTPLNFQFWSSLHEPTAMILRSVELDPFKLVKLVILILGIPLIVGMSFRKWKPQVALKLMKYLKPFSVIIFLLLIVIAFSQNLDIFIKYIHYVFFIVLLHNIIGLVSGFYFAKFMRLNFKNQKTLSIETGIQNSGLGLLLVFAFFDGLGGMALLVAFWGIWDIVSGLLLASYWSYKENTKTIEA, translated from the coding sequence ATGACTAACGAACTAGACTTACTTAAAATAAATTTTGATGAAAGTGGCTTATGGATGCTAAACATTACACTTGCAATAATAATGTTTGGGGTTGCGCTAGGTATTACTACAGAGGATTTTAAACTACTTTTTAATAATCCTAAAATACTATTAACTGGTGTTTTCTCTCAATTTATACTTTTTCCAATTTTAACTTTTTTTTTAGTAAAAGCTGTAAATCCCGCTCCAAGTGTTGCATTAGGAATGATCTTAGTTGCTGCGTGTCCTGGTGGAAATATTTCAAACTTTATGACTCAAATGGCTGGTGGTAATGCCGCACTTTCAGTAAGTTTAACTGCATTTGCAACTTTAGTCTCACTCATTATGACTCCACTTAATTTTCAATTTTGGAGCAGTTTACATGAACCAACCGCCATGATATTAAGATCGGTTGAATTAGACCCATTCAAACTAGTTAAATTGGTTATATTAATACTTGGAATTCCTTTAATTGTTGGTATGTCTTTTAGGAAGTGGAAGCCACAAGTTGCTCTTAAACTTATGAAATATTTAAAACCTTTTTCGGTAATTATATTTCTTCTATTAATTGTGATTGCATTTTCCCAAAATCTTGATATTTTCATTAAATACATTCATTACGTTTTTTTTATTGTTTTATTACACAATATCATAGGATTGGTTTCAGGTTTTTATTTTGCAAAATTCATGAGATTAAACTTCAAGAATCAAAAAACACTTTCAATAGAAACTGGTATTCAAAACTCTGGACTTGGACTGCTTTTAGTTTTTGCTTTTTTTGATGGTTTAGGTGGAATGGCATTGTTGGTTGCATTTTGGGGAATTTGGGATATTGTATCAGGTCTCTTACTTGCTTCATACTGGTCATATAAAGAAAATACGAAAACCATAGAAGCGTGA
- a CDS encoding glycoside hydrolase family 3 N-terminal domain-containing protein — translation MKERLLFLLLVTFAFCGNAQNLDPLLTKDIDAQEEWVLSIMDSMTVEEKIGQLFMVAAYSNKDEKHENFIKDLIKQYHIGSLIFFQDEPIKQAELTNTYQSLSKIPLLIGIDGEWGLNMRLKETFRYPWNMTLGAIRDDNLIEKFGEQVGKHCKRMGIHMNFAPVVDVNTNPENPIIGNRSFGENHINVANKSVAFTKGLQSQHVLASAKHFPGHGDTSTDSHHTLPVVDFTEERLDSIELYPYRKNFDAGIGSVMVAHLSIPNLESNTELPSSLSQNIVTGLLKQKLGFEGLIITDALNMKGSANFSTSEDVNLQAILAGNDLLDVPLNIPETVAKFKEALASGVLTETRLDESVKKILKTKYWAGLNEYQPIKLHNLLSDINTIEDELLHRKLVENSITLIKNQDDIFPIRNLEQQKIAYVKLGEDDNTDFIQMLKKYTQVDVISADKLDGLMGLLAPYNKVIVGYHKSNANPWKGFKFKDRELVWLQEIARNHKVILDVFASPYSLLQLKSFTNIEGLVVSYQNSKISQELSAQMIFGALSTKGKLPVSIKNEFNEGHGLLSSQLMTLGYSIPEDVGMDHTKFYRVDSILNAIVEAKMVPGAQVLVARKGKVIYQRNVGYHTDQKKRKVTNDDVYDLASMTKILASLPMIMHMEELDEFSLDSELGTMIPELRESNKDTLTVKEVLSHYGRLRAWIPFYIHTLDTVTLKPSKKYYRTKKSSEFGVKVAKDLFIRTDYSRDSIFKLIVDSEQRERPGYRYSDLSYYLFKKYIENHYRKSLDELTQQYFYKGIGANRMGYLPLEKFEETTVIPTEKDDYFRFQLVQGYVHDQGAAMQGGIGGHAGLFGNANDVAKMMQMYLQKGYYGGYRYFKAETIDMFNKRYYADKKVRKGVGFDKPQLNPDIKATCGCVSDKSFGHSGFTGTYTWADPETELVYVFLSNRVYPNMENYGLVRHNIRTQIQQFIVDAIIE, via the coding sequence ATGAAAGAAAGACTACTATTTTTACTACTTGTAACTTTTGCATTTTGTGGAAATGCTCAAAATTTAGACCCTTTATTAACCAAAGATATTGATGCTCAGGAAGAATGGGTTTTAAGTATTATGGATTCAATGACCGTTGAAGAAAAAATAGGACAGCTATTTATGGTTGCAGCCTATTCTAATAAAGATGAAAAGCATGAAAACTTTATAAAAGATTTAATAAAACAGTATCATATCGGTTCACTTATTTTCTTTCAAGACGAACCTATAAAACAAGCAGAATTAACTAATACCTATCAATCACTTTCAAAAATTCCTTTATTAATTGGAATAGATGGAGAATGGGGATTAAACATGAGATTGAAAGAGACTTTTCGTTATCCATGGAATATGACCTTAGGAGCAATTCGTGATGATAACCTTATTGAAAAATTTGGAGAGCAAGTAGGTAAACACTGTAAGAGGATGGGAATTCATATGAATTTTGCACCTGTTGTTGATGTTAATACCAATCCTGAAAATCCAATTATAGGAAATCGTTCTTTTGGTGAAAACCATATAAATGTTGCTAATAAATCTGTTGCTTTTACCAAGGGTCTGCAAAGTCAACACGTTTTGGCATCGGCTAAACATTTTCCAGGTCATGGTGATACATCAACAGATTCACATCATACTCTTCCTGTAGTTGACTTTACCGAAGAAAGATTAGATTCGATAGAATTATATCCGTATCGAAAAAACTTTGATGCAGGAATTGGGTCGGTAATGGTTGCACATCTTAGTATACCAAATTTGGAATCTAATACAGAATTACCATCATCACTTTCGCAAAATATTGTTACTGGATTATTAAAGCAAAAATTGGGTTTTGAAGGTTTGATTATTACTGATGCTTTAAATATGAAAGGTTCAGCAAATTTTTCTACTTCAGAAGATGTAAATCTACAAGCAATATTAGCGGGAAATGATTTATTAGATGTACCATTGAATATTCCTGAAACAGTTGCTAAATTTAAGGAAGCACTTGCATCTGGTGTTTTAACAGAAACAAGATTAGATGAATCTGTTAAGAAAATATTAAAGACTAAATATTGGGCAGGATTAAATGAATATCAGCCAATAAAATTACACAATTTACTTTCAGATATAAATACAATTGAAGATGAATTGTTACATAGAAAACTAGTAGAAAATTCAATCACTTTGATTAAAAATCAAGATGATATTTTTCCAATTAGAAATTTAGAGCAACAAAAAATAGCTTATGTGAAGTTGGGTGAAGATGATAACACTGATTTCATTCAAATGCTCAAGAAATATACTCAGGTTGATGTTATTTCTGCAGATAAATTAGATGGATTGATGGGGTTGTTAGCACCTTATAATAAAGTGATTGTTGGATATCATAAATCAAATGCTAACCCATGGAAAGGATTTAAATTTAAAGATAGAGAATTAGTTTGGTTACAAGAAATTGCTCGTAATCATAAAGTAATTTTAGATGTATTTGCAAGCCCATATAGTTTACTTCAACTTAAATCATTTACCAATATTGAGGGGTTGGTAGTATCTTATCAAAATAGTAAAATTTCTCAAGAATTATCTGCTCAAATGATATTTGGAGCATTATCTACAAAAGGGAAGTTACCAGTTTCAATTAAAAACGAATTTAATGAAGGTCACGGACTATTATCTTCACAATTAATGACATTAGGATATTCAATTCCTGAAGATGTTGGTATGGATCACACAAAATTTTATAGAGTTGATTCCATTTTAAACGCTATAGTTGAGGCAAAAATGGTACCTGGTGCTCAAGTGCTGGTAGCTAGAAAAGGTAAGGTCATCTATCAAAGAAATGTGGGATATCATACTGACCAAAAAAAAAGAAAAGTAACCAATGATGATGTATATGATTTAGCTTCAATGACCAAAATTTTGGCTTCTTTGCCTATGATTATGCACATGGAGGAATTAGATGAATTTAGTTTAGACTCAGAGTTAGGTACTATGATTCCAGAATTGAGAGAGTCAAATAAAGATACATTAACTGTTAAAGAAGTATTATCTCATTATGGTCGTCTTAGAGCATGGATTCCGTTTTATATTCACACTTTAGATACTGTTACCTTAAAACCTTCAAAGAAATATTATAGAACTAAGAAAAGTAGTGAGTTTGGTGTTAAAGTAGCCAAAGACTTATTTATCAGAACAGATTATAGTAGAGATTCTATTTTTAAATTGATTGTAGATTCAGAACAAAGAGAAAGGCCAGGTTACCGTTATAGTGATTTATCTTATTATTTATTTAAAAAATATATTGAAAATCATTATCGAAAGTCATTAGATGAGTTGACACAGCAGTATTTTTATAAAGGAATTGGAGCAAATAGAATGGGCTATTTACCTTTAGAAAAATTTGAGGAAACTACAGTTATTCCAACTGAAAAGGATGATTATTTTCGTTTTCAATTGGTTCAGGGCTATGTACATGACCAAGGTGCTGCAATGCAAGGTGGTATTGGTGGGCATGCAGGATTATTTGGAAATGCCAATGATGTTGCAAAAATGATGCAAATGTATCTTCAAAAAGGGTATTATGGAGGTTACAGATACTTCAAAGCAGAAACTATAGATATGTTTAATAAAAGATATTATGCTGATAAAAAAGTCCGAAAAGGTGTAGGGTTTGATAAGCCACAATTAAATCCAGATATTAAAGCAACTTGTGGTTGCGTTTCAGATAAAAGTTTTGGTCATAGCGGTTTTACGGGAACCTATACATGGGCAGATCCAGAAACAGAACTAGTTTATGTGTTTTTATCAAATAGAGTATATCCAAATATGGAAAATTATGGCTTGGTACGTCATAATATTCGGACTCAAATTCAGCAATTTATTGTTGATGCTATTATAGAATAG
- a CDS encoding 16S rRNA (uracil(1498)-N(3))-methyltransferase, protein MQLFYNPHINSDAEQFTFDKIESRHIVKVLRKKEGNTLQITNGKGELFTAELIFANDKKCAVKIISVENKPKPWNYYLHVVIAPTKNIDRFEWFLEKSTEIGIDEITPIICKHSERKIIKEERLEKVIISAMKQSLKYQLPKLNAQTSFKDFINQDLEGDLFIAHCEETYKKSLKKELKPKHKIIVLIGPEGDFSTQEIELALQHKFIPVSLGESRLRTETAGVVATQSVAFFNE, encoded by the coding sequence ATGCAATTATTTTATAATCCACATATCAATTCTGATGCTGAACAATTTACATTTGATAAAATTGAAAGTCGTCATATTGTAAAAGTTTTAAGAAAAAAAGAAGGAAATACTCTTCAAATAACAAATGGTAAAGGTGAACTATTTACAGCCGAACTAATTTTTGCAAATGATAAAAAATGTGCAGTTAAAATAATTTCAGTTGAGAACAAACCAAAACCATGGAATTATTACTTACACGTAGTAATTGCACCAACCAAAAATATAGACAGATTTGAATGGTTTCTTGAAAAATCAACCGAAATTGGTATTGACGAAATTACACCAATTATATGTAAACACTCCGAAAGAAAAATTATTAAAGAAGAACGGTTGGAAAAAGTAATTATTTCAGCAATGAAGCAATCTTTAAAATATCAATTACCGAAACTAAATGCACAAACTAGTTTTAAAGACTTTATAAATCAGGATTTAGAAGGGGATTTATTTATTGCTCATTGTGAAGAAACATATAAAAAATCTCTAAAAAAAGAATTAAAACCAAAACATAAAATAATAGTTTTAATTGGCCCTGAAGGTGATTTTTCAACTCAAGAAATAGAACTTGCTTTGCAACATAAATTTATTCCTGTATCTTTGGGAGAAAGCAGATTAAGAACAGAAACTGCTGGAGTTGTTGCTACACAAAGTGTGGCGTTTTTTAATGAATAA
- the proB gene encoding glutamate 5-kinase, with the protein MKNKKKKYTQRVVIKVGTNVMTNKDNRIVRPVLIKLVAQIAQLYENDIMCVLVSSGSVIAGMEVLGKSHIKNKSQRRQVYSSIGQPRMMRLYYNIFHDFGMKCAQVLATKRDFNLGVHRENMINCYEGLISEGVIPIANEDDAVSLTKSMFSDNDELASLVAELINADKLIILTDIDGLYSGHPDDKDSRVIQNVSVEQNVEKYIQDSEKGEAEGRGGMSSKLSVAKDTASKNIPTFIANGKTENIILDIIEGKNVGTKVSI; encoded by the coding sequence ATGAAAAATAAAAAGAAAAAATATACACAAAGAGTTGTCATAAAAGTTGGAACCAATGTTATGACAAATAAGGACAATCGAATAGTTAGACCCGTATTAATTAAACTTGTAGCGCAAATTGCTCAACTATACGAAAATGACATTATGTGTGTGCTAGTTTCTTCAGGTTCGGTAATTGCAGGAATGGAAGTATTGGGGAAAAGTCATATTAAAAATAAGTCACAAAGAAGACAAGTTTATTCATCAATTGGCCAACCAAGAATGATGCGACTATACTATAATATTTTTCATGATTTCGGGATGAAATGTGCTCAAGTTTTAGCGACTAAAAGGGACTTTAATTTAGGGGTACATCGAGAAAATATGATAAACTGTTATGAAGGATTAATTAGTGAAGGTGTCATACCTATCGCTAATGAAGATGATGCGGTATCATTAACCAAATCTATGTTTTCAGATAATGACGAACTCGCTAGTCTTGTTGCTGAACTTATAAATGCTGATAAATTAATTATTCTTACTGATATTGATGGTCTTTATTCTGGTCATCCAGATGATAAGGACTCTAGAGTAATACAAAATGTAAGCGTTGAACAAAATGTAGAAAAATACATTCAAGATTCTGAAAAAGGAGAGGCTGAAGGACGTGGAGGAATGAGTTCCAAACTAAGCGTTGCAAAAGATACTGCTTCAAAAAACATTCCTACTTTCATTGCCAACGGAAAAACAGAAAATATCATTTTAGATATCATTGAAGGTAAAAATGTCGGAACTAAAGTTTCAATTTAA
- a CDS encoding DUF4159 domain-containing protein yields the protein MRKFLFFILLFPIILSAQEIAILKYDGGGDWYSNPTALPNLIDFCNNNIKTKINEKPETVEVSSIDIYNYPIVFITGHGNVFFTDEAVVNLRNYLTSGGFLHISDNYGLDEYIRRELKKVFPKLDFQEIPYNHPIFNQTYKFEKGVPKIHEHDGKQAQAFGLFVDGQLVCFYDYEADLSDGWENIEVHNDTEEIREKALKMGANIIEFAFKN from the coding sequence ATGCGTAAATTTCTTTTCTTCATTTTATTATTCCCGATAATTTTATCGGCTCAAGAAATTGCTATTTTAAAATATGATGGCGGTGGTGATTGGTATTCGAATCCAACAGCTTTACCAAATTTGATTGATTTTTGCAATAACAATATCAAAACAAAAATTAACGAAAAACCTGAAACAGTTGAAGTTTCAAGCATTGACATTTACAATTACCCAATAGTATTTATTACAGGTCATGGAAATGTTTTTTTTACTGATGAAGCCGTAGTAAATTTAAGAAATTACTTAACTTCAGGCGGTTTTTTACATATTTCTGATAATTATGGCTTAGATGAGTACATTAGACGAGAATTAAAAAAAGTATTTCCAAAATTAGACTTTCAAGAGATTCCATATAATCATCCTATTTTTAATCAAACCTATAAATTTGAAAAAGGTGTACCTAAAATTCATGAGCATGATGGAAAACAAGCTCAAGCATTTGGTCTTTTTGTCGATGGTCAACTTGTATGCTTTTATGATTATGAAGCCGATTTAAGTGATGGTTGGGAAAATATTGAAGTACATAATGACACTGAAGAAATAAGAGAAAAAGCCCTAAAAATGGGTGCGAATATTATAGAATTTGCTTTCAAAAATTAA
- a CDS encoding glutamate-5-semialdehyde dehydrogenase, with product MKLLKTKIKNNVLKSMIEILNKDRNQIINANKKDLEAFKKEDQAMYDRLIVTDKKIDEMIQSIEEVLQQEDPVGKEKSNKKLKNGLHIINKTSPFGTIMIIYESRPDVTIEAAVLAFKANNKILLKGGKEAFYSNEILVHCWHKALSENNLSKDWIEFLFLNRNETQEFLKNPTQKLDLIVPRGGENLISFVKKHATCNILISGRGNNFLYISENADWDKTIQIILNAKIQKISACNALDKILINPSIENYQEKLKELNTILNHNNVEVLVDKNAFEILPQQQLIVDNSIWHEEFLAMKCCIGTTNNLNEAIQLINEYSGGHSATIMTTNTNEALEFMNQVDSAAVYHNASTRFTDGGQMGVGAELAISTDKLHHRGPLGLEQLVTNKYYIFGDGQVRT from the coding sequence ATGAAATTACTAAAAACAAAAATTAAAAATAACGTATTAAAATCAATGATTGAAATTCTTAACAAGGATAGAAATCAAATTATTAATGCAAATAAAAAAGATTTAGAAGCCTTTAAAAAAGAAGATCAAGCAATGTACGATCGACTTATTGTTACTGATAAAAAAATTGATGAAATGATTCAATCAATTGAAGAGGTGTTACAACAAGAAGACCCTGTTGGGAAAGAAAAATCAAATAAAAAACTTAAAAACGGACTTCATATAATAAATAAAACTTCTCCTTTTGGAACCATAATGATTATTTATGAATCTAGACCTGATGTAACAATTGAAGCAGCAGTTTTAGCATTCAAAGCAAACAATAAAATTTTATTAAAAGGTGGTAAAGAAGCTTTTTATAGTAATGAAATTCTTGTTCATTGTTGGCATAAAGCCTTATCAGAAAACAATTTAAGCAAAGATTGGATTGAGTTTTTATTTTTAAATAGAAATGAAACACAAGAATTTCTAAAAAACCCTACACAAAAATTAGATTTAATTGTGCCTAGAGGTGGTGAGAACTTAATCTCATTTGTAAAAAAACATGCAACATGTAATATTTTAATAAGCGGAAGAGGAAATAACTTTTTATATATCTCAGAAAATGCAGATTGGGATAAAACAATTCAAATTATCTTAAATGCTAAAATACAGAAAATATCAGCATGTAACGCTTTGGATAAAATACTAATCAATCCTTCAATTGAAAATTATCAAGAAAAATTGAAAGAATTAAATACTATTTTAAATCACAATAATGTTGAAGTACTTGTTGATAAAAATGCTTTTGAAATTTTACCTCAACAACAATTAATAGTAGATAATTCTATATGGCATGAAGAATTTCTTGCTATGAAGTGTTGTATTGGAACAACTAATAATTTGAATGAAGCTATACAACTAATTAATGAGTATTCTGGAGGTCATTCTGCAACTATAATGACAACTAACACTAATGAAGCATTGGAATTTATGAACCAAGTTGATAGTGCTGCAGTATATCACAATGCGTCAACTAGATTTACTGATGGTGGTCAAATGGGTGTTGGAGCCGAACTAGCTATAAGTACTGATAAATTACACCATAGAGGACCTCTAGGATTAGAACAATTAGTCACAAATAAATATTATATTTTTGGTGATGGTCAAGTAAGAACTTAA